One Rissa tridactyla isolate bRisTri1 chromosome 1, bRisTri1.patW.cur.20221130, whole genome shotgun sequence DNA segment encodes these proteins:
- the SEC61A2 gene encoding protein transport protein Sec61 subunit alpha isoform X2: MGIKFLEVIKPFCAVLPEIQKPERKIQFREKVLWTAITLFIFLVCCQIPLFGIMSSDSADPFYWMRVILASNRGTLMELGISPIVTSGLIMQLLAGAKIIEVGDTPKDRALFNGAQKLFGMIITIGQAIVYVMTGMYGDPAEMGAGICLLIIIQLFVAGLIVLLLDELLQKGYGLGSGISLFIATNICETIVWKAFSPTTINTGRGTEFEGAVIALFHLLATRTDKVRALREAFYRQNLPNLMNLIATVFVFAVVIYFQGFRVDLPIKSARYRGQYSSYPIKLFYTSNIPIILQSALVSNLYVISQMLSVRFSGNFLVNLLGQWADVSGGGPARSYPVGGLCYYLSPPESMGAIFEDPVHVIVYIIFMLGSCAFFSKTWIEVSGSSAKDVAKQLKEQQMVMRGHRDTSMVHELNRYIPTAAAFGGLCIGALSVLADFLGAIGSGTGILLAVTIIYQYFEIFVKEQAEVGGVGALFF; the protein is encoded by the exons ATACCTTTGTTTGGAATCATGTCATCAGATTCGGCAGATCCGTTCTATTGGATGCGAGTCATTCTTGCGTCAAACAGAG gTACTTTGATGGAATTAGGTATCTCACCCATTGTGACATCTGGTTTGATCATGCAGCTGCTGGCTGGAGCAAAGATCATTGAAGTTGGCGATACTCCAAAAGACAGAGCCTTGTTCAATGGAGCTCAGAAAT TATTTGGGATGATTATTACCATTGGTCAAGCCATTGTGTATGTTATGACTGGAATGTATGGAGATCCTGCTGAAATGGGTGCTGGAATTTGCCTTCTTATTATAATCCAG CTGTTTGTTGCTGGTTTGATTGTGTTGCTGTTAGATGAGTTGCTACAGAAAGGTTATGGCTTGGGATCTGGTATTTCCCTGTTTATCGCTACCAATATCTGTGAAACCATTGTCTGGAAGGCTTTCAGTCCCACTACCATCAACACTGGCAGAG GCACAGAGTTTGAAGGTGCTGTGATCGCATTATTTCATCTTCTGGCTACACGAACCGACAAAGTCCGGGCTTTGCGGGAGGCTTTTTACCGACAGAATTTGCCCAATCTCATGAATCTGATTGCTACAGTATTTGTATTTGCTGTAGTCATATATTTTCAG GGATTTCGTGTTGATTTACCTATCAAGTCTGCCCGTTACCGGGGACAGTACAGCAGCTATCCCATCAAGCTCTTCTATACCTCCAACATTCCCATCATCCTGCAGTCTGCCTTAGTTTCCAACCTCTATGTTATTTCCCAGATGTTGTCTGTTCGGTTTAGCGGCAACTTCTTGGTGAACTTACTAGGACAGTGGGCG gatgtgAGTGGCGGTGGCCCTGCTCGCTCGTACCCTGTTGGTGGCCTGTGCTACTACTTGTCCCCTCCAGAATCCATGGGTGCAATATTTGAGGATCCTGTCCATGTAATAGTTTATATAATATTTATGTTGGGATCCTGTGCGTTCTTCTCAAAGACTTGGATTGAGGTGTCTGGCTCATCAGCAAAAGAT GTTGCCAAGCAACTCAAAGAGCAGCAAATGGTGATGAGAGGCCACAGGGACACTTCGATGGTTCACGAGCTTAACAG GTACATCCCCACAGCAGCTGCGTTTGGTGGTTTGTGCATCGGTGCCCTTTCGGTATTGGCGGACTTTCTGGGAGCCATTGGGTCTGGCACTGGCATTCTGCTTGCAGTCACTATTATTTAtcagtattttgaaatctttGTAAAAGAACAGGCTGAAGTTGGAGGAGTAGGTGCATTATTTTTCTAG
- the SEC61A2 gene encoding protein transport protein Sec61 subunit alpha isoform X3: MFTVHGGEIQFREKVLWTAITLFIFLVCCQIPLFGIMSSDSADPFYWMRVILASNRGTLMELGISPIVTSGLIMQLLAGAKIIEVGDTPKDRALFNGAQKLFGMIITIGQAIVYVMTGMYGDPAEMGAGICLLIIIQLFVAGLIVLLLDELLQKGYGLGSGISLFIATNICETIVWKAFSPTTINTGRGTEFEGAVIALFHLLATRTDKVRALREAFYRQNLPNLMNLIATVFVFAVVIYFQGFRVDLPIKSARYRGQYSSYPIKLFYTSNIPIILQSALVSNLYVISQMLSVRFSGNFLVNLLGQWADVSGGGPARSYPVGGLCYYLSPPESMGAIFEDPVHVIVYIIFMLGSCAFFSKTWIEVSGSSAKDVAKQLKEQQMVMRGHRDTSMVHELNRYIPTAAAFGGLCIGALSVLADFLGAIGSGTGILLAVTIIYQYFEIFVKEQAEVGGVGALFF, from the exons ATACCTTTGTTTGGAATCATGTCATCAGATTCGGCAGATCCGTTCTATTGGATGCGAGTCATTCTTGCGTCAAACAGAG gTACTTTGATGGAATTAGGTATCTCACCCATTGTGACATCTGGTTTGATCATGCAGCTGCTGGCTGGAGCAAAGATCATTGAAGTTGGCGATACTCCAAAAGACAGAGCCTTGTTCAATGGAGCTCAGAAAT TATTTGGGATGATTATTACCATTGGTCAAGCCATTGTGTATGTTATGACTGGAATGTATGGAGATCCTGCTGAAATGGGTGCTGGAATTTGCCTTCTTATTATAATCCAG CTGTTTGTTGCTGGTTTGATTGTGTTGCTGTTAGATGAGTTGCTACAGAAAGGTTATGGCTTGGGATCTGGTATTTCCCTGTTTATCGCTACCAATATCTGTGAAACCATTGTCTGGAAGGCTTTCAGTCCCACTACCATCAACACTGGCAGAG GCACAGAGTTTGAAGGTGCTGTGATCGCATTATTTCATCTTCTGGCTACACGAACCGACAAAGTCCGGGCTTTGCGGGAGGCTTTTTACCGACAGAATTTGCCCAATCTCATGAATCTGATTGCTACAGTATTTGTATTTGCTGTAGTCATATATTTTCAG GGATTTCGTGTTGATTTACCTATCAAGTCTGCCCGTTACCGGGGACAGTACAGCAGCTATCCCATCAAGCTCTTCTATACCTCCAACATTCCCATCATCCTGCAGTCTGCCTTAGTTTCCAACCTCTATGTTATTTCCCAGATGTTGTCTGTTCGGTTTAGCGGCAACTTCTTGGTGAACTTACTAGGACAGTGGGCG gatgtgAGTGGCGGTGGCCCTGCTCGCTCGTACCCTGTTGGTGGCCTGTGCTACTACTTGTCCCCTCCAGAATCCATGGGTGCAATATTTGAGGATCCTGTCCATGTAATAGTTTATATAATATTTATGTTGGGATCCTGTGCGTTCTTCTCAAAGACTTGGATTGAGGTGTCTGGCTCATCAGCAAAAGAT GTTGCCAAGCAACTCAAAGAGCAGCAAATGGTGATGAGAGGCCACAGGGACACTTCGATGGTTCACGAGCTTAACAG GTACATCCCCACAGCAGCTGCGTTTGGTGGTTTGTGCATCGGTGCCCTTTCGGTATTGGCGGACTTTCTGGGAGCCATTGGGTCTGGCACTGGCATTCTGCTTGCAGTCACTATTATTTAtcagtattttgaaatctttGTAAAAGAACAGGCTGAAGTTGGAGGAGTAGGTGCATTATTTTTCTAG
- the SEC61A2 gene encoding protein transport protein Sec61 subunit alpha isoform X4, whose translation MSSDSADPFYWMRVILASNRGTLMELGISPIVTSGLIMQLLAGAKIIEVGDTPKDRALFNGAQKLFGMIITIGQAIVYVMTGMYGDPAEMGAGICLLIIIQLFVAGLIVLLLDELLQKGYGLGSGISLFIATNICETIVWKAFSPTTINTGRGTEFEGAVIALFHLLATRTDKVRALREAFYRQNLPNLMNLIATVFVFAVVIYFQGFRVDLPIKSARYRGQYSSYPIKLFYTSNIPIILQSALVSNLYVISQMLSVRFSGNFLVNLLGQWADVSGGGPARSYPVGGLCYYLSPPESMGAIFEDPVHVIVYIIFMLGSCAFFSKTWIEVSGSSAKDVAKQLKEQQMVMRGHRDTSMVHELNRYIPTAAAFGGLCIGALSVLADFLGAIGSGTGILLAVTIIYQYFEIFVKEQAEVGGVGALFF comes from the exons ATGTCATCAGATTCGGCAGATCCGTTCTATTGGATGCGAGTCATTCTTGCGTCAAACAGAG gTACTTTGATGGAATTAGGTATCTCACCCATTGTGACATCTGGTTTGATCATGCAGCTGCTGGCTGGAGCAAAGATCATTGAAGTTGGCGATACTCCAAAAGACAGAGCCTTGTTCAATGGAGCTCAGAAAT TATTTGGGATGATTATTACCATTGGTCAAGCCATTGTGTATGTTATGACTGGAATGTATGGAGATCCTGCTGAAATGGGTGCTGGAATTTGCCTTCTTATTATAATCCAG CTGTTTGTTGCTGGTTTGATTGTGTTGCTGTTAGATGAGTTGCTACAGAAAGGTTATGGCTTGGGATCTGGTATTTCCCTGTTTATCGCTACCAATATCTGTGAAACCATTGTCTGGAAGGCTTTCAGTCCCACTACCATCAACACTGGCAGAG GCACAGAGTTTGAAGGTGCTGTGATCGCATTATTTCATCTTCTGGCTACACGAACCGACAAAGTCCGGGCTTTGCGGGAGGCTTTTTACCGACAGAATTTGCCCAATCTCATGAATCTGATTGCTACAGTATTTGTATTTGCTGTAGTCATATATTTTCAG GGATTTCGTGTTGATTTACCTATCAAGTCTGCCCGTTACCGGGGACAGTACAGCAGCTATCCCATCAAGCTCTTCTATACCTCCAACATTCCCATCATCCTGCAGTCTGCCTTAGTTTCCAACCTCTATGTTATTTCCCAGATGTTGTCTGTTCGGTTTAGCGGCAACTTCTTGGTGAACTTACTAGGACAGTGGGCG gatgtgAGTGGCGGTGGCCCTGCTCGCTCGTACCCTGTTGGTGGCCTGTGCTACTACTTGTCCCCTCCAGAATCCATGGGTGCAATATTTGAGGATCCTGTCCATGTAATAGTTTATATAATATTTATGTTGGGATCCTGTGCGTTCTTCTCAAAGACTTGGATTGAGGTGTCTGGCTCATCAGCAAAAGAT GTTGCCAAGCAACTCAAAGAGCAGCAAATGGTGATGAGAGGCCACAGGGACACTTCGATGGTTCACGAGCTTAACAG GTACATCCCCACAGCAGCTGCGTTTGGTGGTTTGTGCATCGGTGCCCTTTCGGTATTGGCGGACTTTCTGGGAGCCATTGGGTCTGGCACTGGCATTCTGCTTGCAGTCACTATTATTTAtcagtattttgaaatctttGTAAAAGAACAGGCTGAAGTTGGAGGAGTAGGTGCATTATTTTTCTAG
- the SEC61A2 gene encoding protein transport protein Sec61 subunit alpha isoform X5, translating to MELGISPIVTSGLIMQLLAGAKIIEVGDTPKDRALFNGAQKLFGMIITIGQAIVYVMTGMYGDPAEMGAGICLLIIIQLFVAGLIVLLLDELLQKGYGLGSGISLFIATNICETIVWKAFSPTTINTGRGTEFEGAVIALFHLLATRTDKVRALREAFYRQNLPNLMNLIATVFVFAVVIYFQGFRVDLPIKSARYRGQYSSYPIKLFYTSNIPIILQSALVSNLYVISQMLSVRFSGNFLVNLLGQWADVSGGGPARSYPVGGLCYYLSPPESMGAIFEDPVHVIVYIIFMLGSCAFFSKTWIEVSGSSAKDVAKQLKEQQMVMRGHRDTSMVHELNRYIPTAAAFGGLCIGALSVLADFLGAIGSGTGILLAVTIIYQYFEIFVKEQAEVGGVGALFF from the exons ATGGAATTAGGTATCTCACCCATTGTGACATCTGGTTTGATCATGCAGCTGCTGGCTGGAGCAAAGATCATTGAAGTTGGCGATACTCCAAAAGACAGAGCCTTGTTCAATGGAGCTCAGAAAT TATTTGGGATGATTATTACCATTGGTCAAGCCATTGTGTATGTTATGACTGGAATGTATGGAGATCCTGCTGAAATGGGTGCTGGAATTTGCCTTCTTATTATAATCCAG CTGTTTGTTGCTGGTTTGATTGTGTTGCTGTTAGATGAGTTGCTACAGAAAGGTTATGGCTTGGGATCTGGTATTTCCCTGTTTATCGCTACCAATATCTGTGAAACCATTGTCTGGAAGGCTTTCAGTCCCACTACCATCAACACTGGCAGAG GCACAGAGTTTGAAGGTGCTGTGATCGCATTATTTCATCTTCTGGCTACACGAACCGACAAAGTCCGGGCTTTGCGGGAGGCTTTTTACCGACAGAATTTGCCCAATCTCATGAATCTGATTGCTACAGTATTTGTATTTGCTGTAGTCATATATTTTCAG GGATTTCGTGTTGATTTACCTATCAAGTCTGCCCGTTACCGGGGACAGTACAGCAGCTATCCCATCAAGCTCTTCTATACCTCCAACATTCCCATCATCCTGCAGTCTGCCTTAGTTTCCAACCTCTATGTTATTTCCCAGATGTTGTCTGTTCGGTTTAGCGGCAACTTCTTGGTGAACTTACTAGGACAGTGGGCG gatgtgAGTGGCGGTGGCCCTGCTCGCTCGTACCCTGTTGGTGGCCTGTGCTACTACTTGTCCCCTCCAGAATCCATGGGTGCAATATTTGAGGATCCTGTCCATGTAATAGTTTATATAATATTTATGTTGGGATCCTGTGCGTTCTTCTCAAAGACTTGGATTGAGGTGTCTGGCTCATCAGCAAAAGAT GTTGCCAAGCAACTCAAAGAGCAGCAAATGGTGATGAGAGGCCACAGGGACACTTCGATGGTTCACGAGCTTAACAG GTACATCCCCACAGCAGCTGCGTTTGGTGGTTTGTGCATCGGTGCCCTTTCGGTATTGGCGGACTTTCTGGGAGCCATTGGGTCTGGCACTGGCATTCTGCTTGCAGTCACTATTATTTAtcagtattttgaaatctttGTAAAAGAACAGGCTGAAGTTGGAGGAGTAGGTGCATTATTTTTCTAG